Sequence from the Calidithermus timidus DSM 17022 genome:
ATGTCCAAGAGATCGAAGCCTTGGACGAGGGTTTCCGGGTGCAGACCAGCCAGGGCCTCATCGAGGCTCGCTTCGTGGTGTGGGCCGTGGGAGAGTTCCAGTTCCCCAGGGCTACGCTCAAGGGGGCCAAGCACGGCCTGCACTATGGCCGGGTGCGCTCCTGGGCCGAGCTCGAGGGCGAGGAGCGCTTGGTCATCGGGGGTTACGAGTCGGGGATCGACGCGGCCTACAACCTGGCGATGGCGGGCAAGAAGGTGGTGATCGTCGATCCTGCCGCACCTTGGGAGTCCAACACCGGGGAGCCCAGTGTGGACCTGTCGCCCTACACCCGCGAGCGCCTCGAGGCCGCCCTCCAAACCGGGCGCCTCAAGCTGTCGCGGCTGAAGGTGGAGGGGCTCAGGGCAATCGATGACCACTACGAGGTCACGCACCGCGATGGGCGTTTCAGGGTAGCCCACCCGCCCATCCTGGCGACGGGCTTCGGCAACGGCATGGAAAAGGTGAAAGACCTCTTCGCCTTCGACGGCGACAAGCCTCTGCTCACCGAGCAAGACGAGTCTACCCTCACGCCAGGGCTCTTCTTGGCTGGGCCCAAGGTCAGCCACCTGAACACGGCTTTCTGCTTCATCTACAAGTTCCGGGCCCGCTTCCCCGTGGTGGCCCAAGCCCTCGCCCGGCGCATGGGGCTGGACGAGGGAGCGCTCGAGCTCTACCGCAAACGGGGCATGTGGGCCGATGACCTGGCGGCTTGCTGCACCAGCCGCTGCGCATGCTGAGGCCGGCCGGGGGCCATTACTGCTTTTCATCGAGCCTTCAAATGGCGGTATAAGCTAACGGAGTGATCCGTTTCCTGGCCCTGCTCCTGCTCTTTACCCTGCCGGTCCTGGCCCAATCCAGCCCCGCCCCCGCCCCACAACCGGGCGAGGTGGGCGAGTCGAGCTACCTCGAGGGCCGCATCGAGGCGCTGGCCGGGGGCAAGGCCGTGGTGCGCTTGCGCGATGGGAGCGTGGTGAGCGCCGAGCTGCCCGTAGAGGAGATCGGCCCCGGGGCGAGCACTCCCAGGCTACCCAACTGGGTGCGGGTGGGAGCACAGGTGGTGCTCTACCGCACCACCGTGACCAACTCCCAGGGCCAGCAGCAGACCTTCATCACCGTCACCGAACCCTTGCGGATTCCCTACCTACTGATCTTGCTGGGCATTTTCTGTGTCTCGGCGCTGGTCTTCGGCAGGGGGCGGGGCTTGCGGGGGCTGCTGGGCACTGCCATCAGCCTGCTGGCCTTGGTCTTCTACGTGGTGCCGCAGATCAACGCGGGTGTAAACCCTCTGCTGGTGACCTTTGTGGGGGCCTTCGGCATCCTGATCTTCTCGATTTACCTGGTCCACGGGGTCAATCGCAAGACCACGGCTGCCCTGATCGGTACGTCCCTGGCAACGCTGCTGGCGCTGGCGCTGGCCGCGCTGTTCACGCGGCTGCTGGGCTTCACCGGCCTGGTTTCCGAGGAAGCGTTCTACGCCTATCGCAGCATCCAAGGCCTCGACCTGGTCTCGCTCTACCTCGCGAGCGTGGTCATCGGGGCACTGGGAGCCATGAACGACGTGACCGTGACCCAGGCGGCGGTGGTGCAGGCCCTGCTCCAGGCCAACCCCCGCTACGGGGTGAGGGAGCTCTACCGCCGGGCCATGTCGGTAGGCTTCGATCACATCGGCTCGTTGGTGAACACGCTGGTGCTGGCCTACAGCGCCGGGCTGCTGCCTGCCATGCTGCTGATCCAGCAGAACGCAACCCCGGTGCGCTACCTGCTCAACCTCGAGGTCTTCGCCGCCGAGATCGTGAGCATGCTGGTAGGTTCCAGCGGCCTGATCCTGGCCGTTCCCCTCACCACCCTGATCGCCGCCTACCTGCTGCGCGGCCTGGGGGCCTACGCCCACATCGAGCGTCGCTGGCCTGACCCTGCCGGGCGCAGGCTGGGCGAACGGGATACCTCATGGGCCTTGCCGAAGGAAGACCCAGAGGATGGGTAAGGGAGCTCTCACCCGACTGCGCTCAGCGAGACTGCTGTATAATCAGCCCTATTCGGAAGGGTATATGACCTGCCCTCCATAGAGGGAGCTATCAACTTCCCGTTGGGTCTTGCCAGGCACGGTTTCAAGCCCCTTCTGCCTTTGCTCGGGGGTCGCCAAGTACCTGACACACCCTGCTTAGCCAGCGCAGCGAGCTTGTGCCAAGGTCAGGGGGCAAATAGGAGGTAAGCATGAAACGAAGCAACGTGACGGTTAGCGCTGCGGTGCTGTTGGTTGGGATCGCCTCGGGCATGTTGCTGGCGCAGCAGCAAGCGCCCCAGCCCTTCTTTGTGGGCAACCCCCTCGGTCTGCCGATCATCCCGGCTGCCGATGGAAGCTTCGCGCCGATGTCCTCGAACGTGAAGGTGTACGGCGCCATCTACTCTGCCGAGAGCTGCTCCTACGACGCTACCCGCGGCCTCATCGTCGTGCCCAACCGCGGTGTGCCGCAGACCGTGCAAACCAACAACGCCTGGGTGTCGTTCATCAACCACGACGGATCCGTCCACACGGCGCGGTGGATCGGCATTCAAACCCCTGAGCAGCGGGCCAACCTGACCCCACCGCTCATCCTGAACGAGCCTTTTGGCAGCGACATCGCGGGGGGAATGCTCTATCTGGCCGACCGTGACGGCGGAACAAACCCCAATGACCCCTCCGTAGCGGTCATTCGCCGCTTCGACATGAGGACCGGTAGGCCCTCGGGCGAGATCAAGGTGACCGGTTCTCCCTGGTTCAACGACATCGCGGTCGCTGCCGACGGCACCATCTATGCCACCAACACCGGCGTCGGCGGCCAAAACCCGGATCCGACGACCTGGCAGGTGTGGAAGATAACCCCCGACGGCAACGCCTCGATTTTGATCCAGGGCGCTCCGCTGCGCCAGCCCAACGGCATCGCCCTCGACCCGCAGGGAAACATCGTCGTGGTCAACATCGGCGACAATGCAGTGCTGACCTTTTCTCCGACTGGCCAGTTGCTCAAGACCGAGAACGCCGCACAGCCGGGCAGCGACGGCCTGGTGATCATGCCGGACGGTACCAAGTACGTCAGCAGCGTCACGCAAGGCGGCGTTTCCCGCATCCGTCCCGGCAGCCCCGCCGAACTCATCGCCCAGAACATCCCCAACCCCGCATCCATGTGCTACGACTCCGGGGCAAACCAACTGGTGATCCCCATGAACCTCAACAACGGACTGGCCTTCATACGGCTGAATTAGGCGGGGGTTGCCTGGAGTTCAGCTTTTGGCGCTAAACTGTCCGGGTGCATGTTTTTCGCCTGAAGGGAGACTTCGACACCCTCGACGCTTACGCACCGCTGCTCTTCGACTTTGGGGCCAGGGGCCTCGAGGAGAAAACCGGCGAGGTTTGGGCCTACTTCCCCGAGCGCCTCGAGCTGCCTTTGCCGGGGGAGTGGCTCGAGCTGCCCGACACCGACTGGCTCGAGGCCTGGCGCCGCGACCTGAAGCCCGTGAAGGCGGGGCCCTTCGTGGTGCTGGCCCCTTGGCACGAGTGGATGGGAAAGGAGCAGCGCATCGTGCTCGAGCCCGGCATGGCCTTCGGCACCGGCCACCACGAGACCACCCGCCTGGCCCTGGAGGCGCTGGCCGAGCGCGTGCAGCCGGGGATGCGGGTGCTGGATTTGGGCACCGGATCAGGCATCCTGGCCATCGCGGCGGCCAAACTCGGCGCCGAAGCCGAGGGGGTAGACA
This genomic interval carries:
- a CDS encoding NAD(P)/FAD-dependent oxidoreductase, whose amino-acid sequence is MERVDVLVVGAGAAGVGVSIALKMVGLQVGLVDRYGVGASFRRWPRETRFITPSFTSNAFNLPDLNALTPDTSPAYSLGKERLSGMDYARYLAALVRHYGLPVASKTNVQEIEALDEGFRVQTSQGLIEARFVVWAVGEFQFPRATLKGAKHGLHYGRVRSWAELEGEERLVIGGYESGIDAAYNLAMAGKKVVIVDPAAPWESNTGEPSVDLSPYTRERLEAALQTGRLKLSRLKVEGLRAIDDHYEVTHRDGRFRVAHPPILATGFGNGMEKVKDLFAFDGDKPLLTEQDESTLTPGLFLAGPKVSHLNTAFCFIYKFRARFPVVAQALARRMGLDEGALELYRKRGMWADDLAACCTSRCAC
- a CDS encoding YibE/F family protein — translated: MRFLALLLLFTLPVLAQSSPAPAPQPGEVGESSYLEGRIEALAGGKAVVRLRDGSVVSAELPVEEIGPGASTPRLPNWVRVGAQVVLYRTTVTNSQGQQQTFITVTEPLRIPYLLILLGIFCVSALVFGRGRGLRGLLGTAISLLALVFYVVPQINAGVNPLLVTFVGAFGILIFSIYLVHGVNRKTTAALIGTSLATLLALALAALFTRLLGFTGLVSEEAFYAYRSIQGLDLVSLYLASVVIGALGAMNDVTVTQAAVVQALLQANPRYGVRELYRRAMSVGFDHIGSLVNTLVLAYSAGLLPAMLLIQQNATPVRYLLNLEVFAAEIVSMLVGSSGLILAVPLTTLIAAYLLRGLGAYAHIERRWPDPAGRRLGERDTSWALPKEDPEDG
- a CDS encoding 50S ribosomal protein L11 methyltransferase; translation: MHVFRLKGDFDTLDAYAPLLFDFGARGLEEKTGEVWAYFPERLELPLPGEWLELPDTDWLEAWRRDLKPVKAGPFVVLAPWHEWMGKEQRIVLEPGMAFGTGHHETTRLALEALAERVQPGMRVLDLGTGSGILAIAAAKLGAEAEGVDIDAAVIPHALENARINGVNPRLAEGTLESLSGPYALVVANLYAELHGWLAPGYARVLEPGGRLILTGILAEREPMVRKALEAEGFALEQRRQEGEWVLLAYTR
- a CDS encoding SMP-30/gluconolactonase/LRE family protein — translated: MKRSNVTVSAAVLLVGIASGMLLAQQQAPQPFFVGNPLGLPIIPAADGSFAPMSSNVKVYGAIYSAESCSYDATRGLIVVPNRGVPQTVQTNNAWVSFINHDGSVHTARWIGIQTPEQRANLTPPLILNEPFGSDIAGGMLYLADRDGGTNPNDPSVAVIRRFDMRTGRPSGEIKVTGSPWFNDIAVAADGTIYATNTGVGGQNPDPTTWQVWKITPDGNASILIQGAPLRQPNGIALDPQGNIVVVNIGDNAVLTFSPTGQLLKTENAAQPGSDGLVIMPDGTKYVSSVTQGGVSRIRPGSPAELIAQNIPNPASMCYDSGANQLVIPMNLNNGLAFIRLN